A window from Gossypium raimondii isolate GPD5lz chromosome 7, ASM2569854v1, whole genome shotgun sequence encodes these proteins:
- the LOC105797912 gene encoding transcription factor MYB30: MGRAPCCEKMGLKKGPWTPEEDQILINYINLYGHGNWRALPKQAGLLRCGKSCRLRWTNYLRPDIKRGNFSREEEDTIINLHEMLGNRWSAIAARLPGRTDNEIKNVWHTHLKKRLKPNHGSIENKRQPKSNVDSSKDIKKEQQEPMNFLSPAVNAADNRPASPPESSSEVSTVTTSENNSNMCMNKIETQEYVSEIDENFWSEVLSADNSSIASDLQVAGSDQQLHPQYLPSSPLPKLETINDYGSNLYDTDTNMDFWYNLFARVGDLSELPEI, encoded by the exons ATGGGGAGAGCTCCATGCTGTGAGAAAATGGGACTGAAGAAAGGTCCTTGGACTCCGGAGGAAGATCAGATTCTCATCAATTACATTAATCTCTACGGCCATGGCAACTGGCGAGCACTCCCAAAACAAGCTG gTTTACTGAGGTGTGGAAAGAGTTGTAGGCTACGCTGGACTAACTATTTGAGGCCAGACATCAAAAGAGGGAATTTCAGCAGGGAAGAAGAGGATACCATAATCAACTTACATGAAATGCTCGGTAATAG ATGGTCGGCTATTGCAGCGAGATTACCGGGACGAACAGACAACGAAATTAAAAATGTATGGCACACCCACTTGAAGAAGAGGCTGAAACCGAACCATGGCTCCATTGAAAACAAGCGACAACCCAAATCCAACGTTGATTCATCCAAGGACATCAAAAAAGAACAACAAGAACCCATGAATTTTCTAAGCCCTGCTGTAAATGCTGCAGATAATAGGCCTGCTTCCCCACCAGAATCCAGCAGCGAGGTTTCCACAGTAACGACAAGCGAAAACAACAGTAACATGTGTATGAACAAGATTGAAACACAAGAATATGTCTCTGAAATCGATGAGAACTTCTGGTCGGAAGTATTGTCGGCCGACAATTCAAGCATAGCTAGCGACTTACAAGTTGCTGGTTCAGACCAGCAACTTCATCCTCAATACTTGCCAAGCTCCCCATTACCGAAGTTGGAAACAATCAATGACTATGGTTCAAATCTATATGATACTGATACTAACATGGATTTCTGGTACAATCTTTTCGCAAGAGTGGGGGATTTATCAGAATTGCCAGAAATTTGA